One genomic segment of Rhinoderma darwinii isolate aRhiDar2 unplaced genomic scaffold, aRhiDar2.hap1 Scaffold_733, whole genome shotgun sequence includes these proteins:
- the LOC142729716 gene encoding uncharacterized protein LOC142729716 — MCGRIKSAIRKKLLTISTQIFTFNIFTFAPTDGEDSKNILEGCLFLSPVCILDNGNITQGSPGENVTSPRVVSAGLSSDSSDHQECSSIRLSVNSPSTDCKDNNMCSCSECGKCFPLKSYLNKHKKTHTEDKPFQCGQCGKCFRSGSKLRRHQRVHTGEKPYPCADCGKLFAHKLSLVSHGKTHTGEKPFSCTKCGKCFSLKTYLTIHQRTPHTGEKPFFCSDSGKCFAQKTSLNIHQKSHKSETKMTCSIVGEH, encoded by the coding sequence ATCTTTACATTTAACATCTTCACATTTGCTCCCACAGATGGAGAGGACAGCAAAAATATTTTGGAAGGATGTCTCTTTTTATCTCCAGTCTGTATACTGGACAACGGCAACATCACTCAAGGTTCTCCAGGAGAAAACGTCACTTCTCCAAGGGTTGTTAGTGCAGGTTTATCATCCGATTCTTCTGACCACCAGGAATGTTCTTCTATTAGATTGAGCGTCAATTCACCTAGTACAGATTGTAAGGACAATAATATGTGTTCATGTTCtgagtgtgggaaatgttttccaCTAAAATCCTATCTGAATAAACATAAGAAAACTCACACCGAGGATAAGCCGTTCCAATGTGGACAATGCGGAAAATGCTTTCGAAGTGGATCAAAACTTAGAAGACACCAGAgggttcacacaggggagaaaccatatcCATGTGCTGATTGCGGGAAGCTCTTTGCTCATAAACTAAGTCTCGTCAGCCATGGGAAAACCCACACAGGTGAGAAGCCATTCTCTTGCAccaaatgtgggaaatgtttttcatTGAAGACGTATCTGACCATCCATCAAAGGACGCCGCACACTGGAGAGAAGCCGTTTTTCTGCTCTGATAGTGGAAAATGTTTTGCACAGAAAACAAGTCTTAATATACATcaaaaatcccacaaaagtgagacaaaaatgaCATGTTCAATTGTGGGAGAACATTGA
- the LOC142729719 gene encoding uncharacterized protein LOC142729719: MIKNTLEKCLMLSSDCNIDNDKPAHNSPGHYPISHNITDSHNGRIAHGSGDKYQCSECGKCFTQNGSLNVHKRIHTGEKPFSCSESGKLFMRKSDLVRHYRVHTGEKPFVCSVCGKCFSQKSKLVSHQRTHTGEILFPCPECGRCFTNRAILATHLKFHSGENPFQCSDCGTCFQYKSYLVKHQIIHTKTKPFSCSECGKYLTNKGALIYHLRTHTGEKPFSCSECGRCFTSKGHLVTHKRTHTGEKPFSCAKCGKLFARKADMAIHQMMHSIEEPFSCSN; this comes from the coding sequence ATGATCAAGAATACACTGGAGAAATGTCTCATGTTGTCTTCTGATTGTAACATAGACAATGACAAGCCCGCACACAATTCTCCAGGACATTACCCCATTTCTCACAATATAACAGACTCCCATAATGGTAGAATAGCCCATGGAAGTGGTGACAAGTATCAGTGCTCTGAATGCGGGAAATGTTTTACCCAAAACGGGTCTCTTAACGTCCATAAAAGAatccacacaggggagaaaccctTCTCTTGTTCAGAAAGCGGAAAATTGTTTATGCGTAAATCTGACCTGGTTAGACATTACCGAGTTCACACTGGAGAAAAACCCTTTGTATGTTCAGTGTGTGGGAAGTGTTTCAGTCAAAAGTCAAAGCTTGTAAGTCATCAACGTACCCACACGGGCGAAATCCTCTTCCCATGTCCCGagtgtggaagatgttttacaaaTCGAGCTATACTTGCAACACATCTGAAATTTCACTCAGGAGAGAACCCATTTCAGTGCTCCGATTGTGGGACGTGTTTTCAGTACAAATCGTATCTTGTTAAACATCAAATAATTCACACCAAGACAAAACCCTTTTCTTGTTCGGAGTGTGGAAAATATTTAACCAACAAGGGCGCCCTCATCTATCACTTGAGGAcacacacaggggagaaaccttTCTCCTGTTCTGAATGTGGGCGATGTTTTACAAGTAAAGGACACCTTGTCACTCATAAGCGGacccacacaggggagaagccattttcatgtgcaAAATGTGGGAAACTTTTTGCCCGTAAGGCAGACATGGCGATACATCAAATGATGCACTCTATCGAGGAGCCGTTTTCATGCTCCAACTGA
- the LOC142729720 gene encoding uncharacterized protein LOC142729720 isoform X1 — MTSLLSILIYYEYEGLKECVSGHVSVSPHTQDYAVLKKTCDEGVNSGGRSRVSGGGSRTHSPITGPLPHSLIHEQKILDLTNKIIHLLTGEVPIRCQDVTVYFSMEEWEYIEGHKDLYKDVMAEDHQTPSPGKRDLCRDVMMEDHQTPSPGKRDLYKDVMMEEHRNHTSPGKRDLYKHVMMEEHRNHTSPDGSSRKWPAGRCASPVNPKDRPEKNHNVRQSHQVYSKYLRNDIVTCGTSTHIERYYV; from the exons ATGACGTCTCTCTTATCTATATTAATATACTACGAGTATGAGGGATTGAAAGAATGTGTATCGGGACATGTATCAGTGTCTCCCCATACACAGGACTACGCTGTCCTGAAGAAAACATGTGATGAGGGTGTGAACTCCGGCGGCCGTTCCCGTGtgtcaggaggagggagcaggacccACAGCCCCATCACAGGACCTCTACCTCACTCACTGATACATGAGCAGAAGATCCTAGACCTCACCAACaagatcattcatctgctgaccggagag gttcctataaggtgtcaggatgtcaccgtctatttctccatggaagagtgggagtatatagaaggacacaaggatctgtacaaggacgtcatggcggaggaccaccagaccccatcaccgggtaagagggatctgtgcagggacgtcatgatggaggaccaccagaccccatcaccgggtaagagggatctgtacaaggacgtcatgatggaggagcaCCGGAAccacacatcaccgggtaagagggatctgtacaagcacgtcatgatggaggagcaCCGGAAccacacatcaccgg atggatccagtaggaaatGGCCAGCAGGGAGATGTGCCAGTCCAGTGAACCCCAAGGATAGACCAGAGAAAAATCACAATGTCCGACAGAGTCATCAGGTATATAGCAAATATCTTAGAAACGACATTGTGACCTGTGGAACCTCTACACATATTGAACGTTATTATGTTTGA
- the LOC142729720 gene encoding uncharacterized protein LOC142729720 isoform X2 gives MTSLLSILIYYEYEGLKECVSGHVSVSPHTQDYAVLKKTCDEGVNSGGRSRVSGGGSRTHSPITGPLPHSLIHEQKILDLTNKIIHLLTGEVPIRCQDVTVYFSMEEWEYIEGHKDLYKDVMAEDHQTPSPGKRDLCRDVMMEDHQTPSPGKRDLYKDVMMEEHRNHTSPDGSSRKWPAGRCASPVNPKDRPEKNHNVRQSHQVYSKYLRNDIVTCGTSTHIERYYV, from the exons ATGACGTCTCTCTTATCTATATTAATATACTACGAGTATGAGGGATTGAAAGAATGTGTATCGGGACATGTATCAGTGTCTCCCCATACACAGGACTACGCTGTCCTGAAGAAAACATGTGATGAGGGTGTGAACTCCGGCGGCCGTTCCCGTGtgtcaggaggagggagcaggacccACAGCCCCATCACAGGACCTCTACCTCACTCACTGATACATGAGCAGAAGATCCTAGACCTCACCAACaagatcattcatctgctgaccggagag gttcctataaggtgtcaggatgtcaccgtctatttctccatggaagagtgggagtatatagaaggacacaaggatctgtacaaggacgtcatggcggaggaccaccagaccccatcaccgggtaagagggatctgtgcagggacgtcatgatggaggaccaccagaccccatcaccgggtaagagggatctgtacaaggacgtcatgatggaggagcaCCGGAAccacacatcaccgg atggatccagtaggaaatGGCCAGCAGGGAGATGTGCCAGTCCAGTGAACCCCAAGGATAGACCAGAGAAAAATCACAATGTCCGACAGAGTCATCAGGTATATAGCAAATATCTTAGAAACGACATTGTGACCTGTGGAACCTCTACACATATTGAACGTTATTATGTTTGA